The following proteins are encoded in a genomic region of Thiomicrospira sp. R3:
- a CDS encoding ATP-binding protein has product MNSILSLIKQGETDQVEFKTSFQKEAIETAVAFANAKGGKILVGLTDDKQLIGVSLSSETLKDWQNQIKNVTYPSLIPEMDTLVLEGKALVLITVIEQPIKPIAYKHRYYKRIRNANHLMSLDEVANEHLKTLNSSWDYYVDTRHDFEDISLDKVSKFLQRIEKHQNKQFQEDPLAVLRKYELIKDQQLTFAAYLLFVDNFSAITSFQIGRFKSEITIIDNIDINTDLPSQVDKAIEFIRKHLMVEFIITGEPQRTERFDYPLDAIREVVINMVVHRDYRDSSHSIVKIFDDRIEFFNPGKLYGDLTIEELLKGDYASKVRNRAVTNMFKEAGIIEKYGSGIKRIRQACLNHGVIEPKFEEFQHGFRVTLYKQRLDEGISGGVSGGVSGGVSGGVNNLLEFINVSPGLSAKQIAQQLDQPLRTIERWIKQLKDQNKIEFRGAPKTGGYYVK; this is encoded by the coding sequence ATGAACTCTATTTTGTCACTCATTAAACAAGGTGAAACCGATCAGGTTGAATTTAAAACCTCTTTTCAAAAAGAAGCGATAGAGACGGCGGTGGCGTTCGCCAATGCAAAGGGTGGCAAGATACTAGTCGGCTTAACAGACGACAAACAGCTTATAGGTGTCTCTTTAAGCTCAGAAACACTCAAAGATTGGCAAAACCAAATCAAAAACGTCACTTACCCAAGCCTAATACCAGAAATGGATACCTTGGTGCTTGAAGGCAAAGCGCTCGTTCTAATAACGGTAATAGAGCAACCGATTAAACCGATTGCTTATAAGCACCGTTATTACAAACGTATTCGTAACGCAAACCACTTAATGAGCTTAGATGAAGTCGCCAACGAACATCTAAAAACCCTCAATAGCAGTTGGGATTACTATGTTGATACCCGCCATGATTTTGAAGATATCTCATTAGACAAGGTTTCCAAGTTCTTACAGCGCATTGAGAAACATCAGAACAAACAGTTTCAAGAAGATCCGCTAGCGGTTTTGCGAAAATACGAACTCATCAAAGACCAGCAGTTGACCTTTGCCGCTTACTTATTGTTTGTGGATAATTTTTCCGCGATTACCTCATTTCAAATAGGGCGCTTTAAAAGCGAAATCACCATTATCGACAACATCGACATCAACACCGACCTGCCTAGTCAAGTTGATAAGGCTATCGAGTTTATTCGTAAACACCTAATGGTTGAGTTTATTATCACCGGCGAGCCACAGCGTACTGAGCGTTTTGATTATCCATTAGATGCCATTCGTGAGGTGGTGATCAATATGGTGGTACATCGTGACTATCGCGATTCAAGTCATTCGATTGTAAAAATATTTGATGATCGCATCGAGTTTTTTAACCCCGGTAAGCTCTATGGTGATCTGACGATTGAAGAATTATTAAAGGGTGATTACGCCTCAAAAGTCCGCAATCGAGCCGTTACTAATATGTTCAAAGAAGCCGGCATTATTGAAAAATACGGTTCAGGGATTAAACGTATTCGCCAGGCCTGCTTAAACCACGGCGTTATTGAGCCAAAATTTGAAGAGTTTCAGCATGGGTTCCGCGTAACGCTCTACAAACAAAGACTGGATGAGGGTATAAGTGGCGGTGTAAGTGGCGGTGTAAGTGGCGGTGTAAGTGGCGGTGTAAACAACCTTCTTGAGTTTATAAATGTTAGCCCTGGGTTGAGCGCAAAACAAATTGCGCAACAGCTAGACCAGCCACTAAGAACGATAGAGCGCTGGATAAAACAACTCAAAGACCAAAATAAAATTGAATTTCGAGGTGCGCCTAAAACAGGTGGTTATTATGTTAAATAA
- the rfbC gene encoding dTDP-4-dehydrorhamnose 3,5-epimerase, giving the protein MNFIKQSIPEVVIFKPKIFVDERGYFVETFRQDKLESAVGYRVNFCQDNESKSSQGVLRGLHFQLPPFAQSKLVRVIEGEVLDVAVDIRQGSLTYGQHVSAILNNINKYQHFIPRGFAHGFVVLSETAIFSYKVDNYYSPECDRGLAFDDPVLNIDWHLPLEQLKLSSKDQQQPGLVDIAAESAAFDYVKNLYE; this is encoded by the coding sequence ATGAATTTTATTAAGCAATCTATTCCTGAAGTTGTAATCTTCAAACCTAAAATTTTTGTTGACGAAAGAGGCTATTTTGTTGAAACTTTCCGTCAAGATAAGCTTGAAAGTGCAGTGGGGTATAGGGTCAACTTTTGTCAAGACAATGAATCCAAATCGTCCCAAGGTGTATTGCGTGGCTTGCATTTTCAATTACCCCCGTTTGCGCAAAGTAAATTGGTGCGGGTAATAGAGGGCGAGGTGTTGGATGTGGCGGTGGATATACGCCAGGGTAGTCTCACTTATGGACAACATGTGTCAGCAATCTTAAACAATATCAATAAGTACCAGCACTTTATTCCGCGAGGATTTGCTCATGGCTTTGTGGTGCTGAGTGAGACAGCGATTTTCTCCTATAAAGTCGATAACTACTACTCACCTGAGTGCGACAGAGGCTTGGCGTTTGATGACCCTGTTCTAAATATCGATTGGCACTTGCCGTTAGAGCAGCTCAAACTCTCCTCCAAAGATCAACAACAACCAGGCCTGGTGGACATCGCCGCAGAATCCGCCGCCTTTGATTATGTTAAAAATCTTTATGAGTAA